The Triticum aestivum cultivar Chinese Spring chromosome 3A, IWGSC CS RefSeq v2.1, whole genome shotgun sequence genome includes a region encoding these proteins:
- the LOC123061358 gene encoding myosin-17 isoform X2, whose amino-acid sequence MGTPANIIVGSHVWVEDPTLAWIDGEVVSIKNNEVHVQTSNGKKVTTDRSKVFPKDMEAPPGGVDDMTRLSYLHEPGVLQNLATRYELNEIYTYTGSILIAVNPFQRLPHLYDTHMMEQYKGADFGELSPHVFAIADVAYREMINEGKNNSILVSGESGAGKTETTKMLMRYLAHLGGRSGVEGRTVEQQVLESNPVLEAFGNAKTVRNNNSSRFGKFVEIQFDKTGRISGAAIRTYLLERSRVCQINTPERNYHCFYFLCAAPPEDTQRYKLADARSFHYLNQSSCIEVEGINDAEEYLATRRAMDIVGINEEEQEAIFRVVAAVLHIGNINFAKGKEVDSSVIQDDNSRFHLNTASELLECDCNNLEKALITREIVTPEEIITRTLDPESALASRDALAKTIYSRLFDWIVEKINVSIGQDPNSKQLIGVLDIYGFESFKINSFEQLCINYTNEKLQQHFNQHVFKMEQEEYTREEINWSYIEFVDNQDVLDLIEKKGGLIALLDEACMFPRSTHETFAQKLYTTFKNNKRFVKPKLSRTDFTVVHYAGDVTYQADHFLDKNKDYVVAEHQDLLNASSCPFVASLFPSLPEESSKSSKFSSIGSRFKLQLQSLMETLSSTEPHYIRCVKPNNLLKPAIFENTNVIQQLRCGGVLEAIRISCAGYPTRKTFYEFVNRFGVLGPELLEGSNDDKIACQKILEKMKLENYQIGKTKVFLRAGQMADLDARRAEVLGKAARIIQRLMRTYIARKQFVLVRRSATHLQSFVRGTLVRNLYECMRREAAAVKIQKNVRRHKARESYLLLQAATVTLQTGLRAMSARKEFRFRKETKAAVHIQARWRCHRDYSHYKNMQRAVLTYQCAWRQRLARRELRNLKMAARETGALKEAKDKLEKRVEELTWRLGLEKRLRTDLEEAKAQEIAKLQETLHDLQLQVEEAKTMATKEREAARKAIEEAPPVIKETPVLVEDTEKVNSLTAEVDQLKALLQTERQATETAKKEHAEAERRNEELMKKFEGAEKKIEQLQDTAQRLEEKATNMESENKVLRQQAVAISPTAKALAAYPKSPFQLRTPEIVNAPNGEDVTPISLNLKELEAEEKPQKSLNEKQQENQDLLIKCVSQDLGFSSGRAIAACVIYRCLLHWRSFEVERTGVFDRIIQTIGSAIEVQDNDDKLAYWLSNSSTLLLLLQRTLKTTGAAGLTPQRRRSTAASFGRVFSGIRASPQSAARPFLGSRLIGGLGDLRQVEAKYPALLFKQQLTAFLEKIYGMIRDNLKKEISPLLGLCIQAPRTSRASLIKGSRSQANALAQQTLIAHWQSIVKILTNYLNVLKANYVPSFLISKVFTQIFSFINVQLFNSLLLRRECCSFSNGEYVKAGLAELEQWCIYATEEYAGSSWEELKHIRQAVGFLVIHQKPKKTLKEITNDLCPVLSIQQLYRISTMYWDDKYGTHTVSSEVISSMRIMMTEDSNNAVSSSFLLDDDSRLFRVPSSIISLRQKCPWSNIAHDTSNHSIPFSVDDISKSMTEIEVTDVDMPPLIRENSGFTFLHQRKD is encoded by the exons ATG GGAACTCCAGCTAACATCATTGTTGGTTCTCATGTTTGGGTGGAGGATCCAACTCTAGCATGGATAGATGGCGAGGTTGTCAGCATAAAAAACAATGAAGTTCATGTGCAGACATCAAATGGGAAAAAG GTTACTACAGACAGATCAAAAGTTTTTCCCAAGGATATGGAAGCTCCACCAGGAGGAGTGGATGATATGACAAGATTATCATACTTACACGAGCCTGGGGTTCTACAGAATCTTGCTACGCGTTATGaactgaatgaaatatat ACTTACACTGGTAGCATTTTGATTGCGGTAAATCCGTTTCAAAGATTACCGCATCTTTATGATACCCACATGATGGAACAATACAAGGGTGCAGATTTTGGGGAGCTGAGTCCACACGTCTTTGCAATTGCTGACGTTGCTTATAG GGAAATGATAAATGAAGGGAAAAACAACTCTATTTTAGTCAGTGGTGAAAGTGGTGCTGGCAAGACTGAAACAACAAAGATGCTTATGAGATATCTAGCACACTTAGGTGGACGATCTGGAGTAGAAGGGCGAACTGTAGAGCAACAAGTTCTAGAG TCAAATCCAGTCCTTGAAGCTTTTGGTAACGCAAAAACTGTGAGGAACAATAACTCGAG TCGCTTTGGCAAGTTTGTGGAGATCCAATTTGACAAGACTGGACGAATCTCGGGAGCTGCTATAAGAACTTACTTGCTGGAAAGATCCCGCGTATGCCAAATAAATACTCCGGAAAGAAATTATCATTGCTTCTATTTTCTTTGTGCGGCACCACCTGAG GATACCCAAAGGTATAAGTTGGCTGATGCTAGATCTTTTCACTACCTCAATCAGTCAAGCTGTATTGAGGTTGAAGGAATTAATGACGCGGAAGAGTATTTAGCAACACGGAGGGCCATGGACATAGTTGGAATCAATGAGGAAGAACAG GAAGCTATATTCCGGGTTGTAGCAGCTGTACTTCATATTGGAAATATAAATTTCGCCAAGGGAAAAGAAGTTGATTCATCTGTGATTCAGGATGATAACTCGAGGTTTCACCTTAACACTGCATCAGAGCTATTGGA GTGTGATTGCAATAATTTGGAGAAGGCACTGATAACACGAGAAATAGTTACTCCTGAAGAAATAATTACTAGAACACTTGATCCTGAGTCGGCACTTGCTAGCAGAGATGCATTAGCCAAAACAATATACTCCCGATTGTTTGATTG GATCGTGGAAAAAATTAATGTCTCcattggacaagacccaaactctAAACAACTGATTGGTGTTCTTGATATCTATGGATTCGAGAGTTTCAAAATTAACAG TTTTGAACAGTTATGCATCAATTATACAAATGAAAAGCTGCAGCAACATTTTAATCAG CATGTGTTCAAAATGGAGCAAGAGGAATATACTAGGGAGGAGATAAACTGGAGTTACATAGAGTTTGTTGATAATCAAGATGTGCTAGACTTGATTGAGAAG AAAGGTGGATTGATTGCGCTTCTGGATGAAGCATG TATGTTTCCCAGATCAACACATGAGACATTTGCACAGAAGCTGTATACAACATTTAAGAATAACAAGCGATTCGTCAAACCAAAGCTTTCACGTACAGACTTTACAGTTGTCCATTATGCTGGCGAT GTGACATACCAGGCTGATCATTTCTTAGACAAGAACAAAGATTATGTAGTGGCGGAACATCAGGATTTGCTGAATGCTTCTTCATGTCCTTTTGTAGCTAGTTTATTCCCTTCACTCCCTGAAGaatcatcaaagtcttcaaaaTTTTCATCTATTGGGTCACGTTTTAAG CTGCAACTTCAGTCTCTCATGGAGACCTTGAGCTCTACTGAACCCCATTATATTAGATGTGTGAAGCCAAACAATCTCCTCAAGCCAGCCATTTTTGAGAACACAAATGTTATACAACAACTACGATGTGGA GGTGTTCTTGAAGCTATCAGGATAAGCTGTGCTGGATACCCCACAAGAAAAACATTCTATGAATTTGTTAATCGCTTTGGTGTTCTTGGCCCTGAACTTCTAGAAGGAAG TAACGACGATAAGATTGCATGCCAAAAGATTCTGGAAAAAATGAAGTTGGAGAACTACCAG ATAGGAAAAACAAAGGTATTCCTGAGAGCTGGACAAATGGCTGATTTGGATGCACGGAGGGCAGAAGTGTTAGGGAAAGCAGCAAGAATTATACAGAGACTAATGCGTACATATATTGCACGGAAACAGTTTGTTTTGGTTAGAAGATCAGCAACGCATCTACAATCTTTTGTTAGAG GGACCTTGGTTCGTAATTTGTACGAATGCATGAGGCGAGAAGCAGCAGCAGTCAAAATACAAAAAAATGTGCGTCGTCACAAAGCACGCGAATCTTATTTACTACTGCAAGCAGCTACAGTCACGCTGCAAACTGGCTTAAGGGCAATGTCTGCTCGCAAAGAATTCAGATTCAGAAAGGAAACTAAAGCAGCTGTCCATATCCAA GCTCGATGGCGCTGCCACAGAGACTATTCACATTACAAGAATATGCAGCGAGCAGTTCTTACTTACCAGTGTGCGTGGAGACAAAGGCTTGCAAGAAGAGAGCTCAGAAATCTCAAGATG GCCGCAAGAGAAACTGGAGCCCTCAAAGAGGCCAAAGATAAGCTTGAGAAGCGCGTTGAAGAGTTAACATGGCGCTTAGGACTGGAGAAGCGATTAAGG ACTGACCTTGAGGAAGCAAAAGCTCAGGAAATTGCTAAGCTGCAAGAAACATTGCATGACCTACAGCTTCAAGTTGAAGAAGCAAAGACCATGGCCACTAAGGAAAGAGAAGCAGCGAGAAAGGCAATTGAAGAAGCACCTCCAGTAATCAAAGAGACTCCTGTATTGGTCGAAGACACTGAAAAAGTTAACTCGCTAACAGCTGAAGTTGATCAACTGAAG GCTTTGCTGCAAACTGAAAGGCAAGCCACAGAGACTGCAAAGAAAGAACATGCTGAAGCTGAACGGAGAAATGAAGAACTAATGAAGAAATTCGAAGGCGCAGAGAAAAAGATTGAGCAACTTCAGGACACTGCCCAGAG GCTGGAAGAGAAAGCAACTAACATGGAGTCAGAGAACAAGGTGCTTCGTCAACAGGCTGTTGCAATTTCTCCTACTGCGAAAGCATTAGCTGCCTATCCCAAGTCTCCTTTCCAA CTGAGAACTCCGGAGATTGTGAATGCTCCGAATGGGGAG GATGTAACCCCCATCTCACTGAATCTCAAAGAGCTTGAGGCTGAGGAGAAGCCTCAAAAATCACTTAACGAGAAGCAACAG GAAAACCAAGACCTGCTAATCAAGTGTGTATCACAAGATTTGGGATTCTCCAGTGGTAGGGCTATTGCAGCTTGTGTTATATACAGGTGTCTTCTGCACTGGAGATCATTTGAAGTTGAAAGAACTGGTGTTTTTGACCGTATTATTCAAACAATAGGCTCTGCTATAGAG GTCCAGGACAATGACGACAAGTTAGCGTATTGGCTCTCCAATTCATCCACATTACTCCTACTTCTGCAACGGACACTGAAAACGACTGGAGCAGCTGGACTCACTCCTCAGAGGCGAAGGTCAACTGCTGCATCGTTTGGGAGGGTTTTTTCG GGAATTCGAGCTTCACCACAAAGTGCTGCGCGACCTTTTCTTGGTAGCCGCTTGATTGGAGGACTAGGTGATCTTCGTCAAGTTGAAGCCAAGTATCCTGCTCTGCTTTTCAAGCAACAACTTACAGCTTTCCTCGAGAAGATATATGGAATGATTAGAGACAATCTGAAGAAAGAGATATCTCCATTGCTTGGTCTTTGCATCCAG GCACCAAGAACATCTCGTGCAAGTTTGATAAAAGGATCTCGTTCTCAAGCAAATGCCTTGGCCCAACAAACTCTGATCGCACATTGGCAGAGTATTGTGAAAATATTAACAAACTACCTGAATGTTTTGAAAGCCAATTAT GTCCCTTCATTCTTAATCAGCAAGGTGTTCACTCAGATATTTTCGTTTATTAATGTCCAGCTGTTCAATAG TCTTCTCCTCCGACGTGAGTGCTGTTCATTTAGCAACGGAGAATATGTCAAAGCTGGATTGGCTGAGTTAGAGCAGTGGTGCATTTATGCCACTGAAGAG TATGCAGGTTCTTCCTGGGAAGAGTTGAAGCATATTAGGCAGGCCGTTGGATTCCTT GTAATTCATCAAAAGCCAAAGAAAACATTGAAAGAAATCACCAACGATTTGTGCCCT GTCCTTAGCATACAACAGCTATATCGAATCAGTACAATGTATTGGGATGACAAATATGGCACCCACACTGTTTCGTCAGAG GTCATCTCAAGTATGAGAATAATGATGACAGAAGACTCGAACAATGCAGTGAGCAGTTCTTTCTTGTTGGATGACGATTCAAGGTTATTTCGTGTTCCAAGTTCAATAATTAGTTTACGGCAGAAATGTCCCTGGTCTAACATTGCTCATGAtacttcaaaccacagcattccaTTCTCGGTGGATGACATCTCAAAGTCAATGACAGAAATCGAGGTAACGGACGTTGATATGCCACCTTTGATCCGGGAGAATTCTGGATTTACTTTCCTACACCAAAGAAAGGACTAA
- the LOC123061358 gene encoding myosin-17 isoform X3: protein MGTPANIIVGSHVWVEDPTLAWIDGEVVSIKNNEVHVQTSNGKKVTTDRSKVFPKDMEAPPGGVDDMTRLSYLHEPGVLQNLATRYELNEIYTYTGSILIAVNPFQRLPHLYDTHMMEQYKGADFGELSPHVFAIADVAYREMINEGKNNSILVSGESGAGKTETTKMLMRYLAHLGGRSGVEGRTVEQQVLESNPVLEAFGNAKTVRNNNSSRFGKFVEIQFDKTGRISGAAIRTYLLERSRVCQINTPERNYHCFYFLCAAPPEDTQRYKLADARSFHYLNQSSCIEVEGINDAEEYLATRRAMDIVGINEEEQEAIFRVVAAVLHIGNINFAKGKEVDSSVIQDDNSRFHLNTASELLECDCNNLEKALITREIVTPEEIITRTLDPESALASRDALAKTIYSRLFDWIVEKINVSIGQDPNSKQLIGVLDIYGFESFKINSFEQLCINYTNEKLQQHFNQHVFKMEQEEYTREEINWSYIEFVDNQDVLDLIEKKGGLIALLDEACMFPRSTHETFAQKLYTTFKNNKRFVKPKLSRTDFTVVHYAGDVTYQADHFLDKNKDYVVAEHQDLLNASSCPFVASLFPSLPEESSKSSKFSSIGSRFKLQLQSLMETLSSTEPHYIRCVKPNNLLKPAIFENTNVIQQLRCGGVLEAIRISCAGYPTRKTFYEFVNRFGVLGPELLEGSNDDKIACQKILEKMKLENYQIGKTKVFLRAGQMADLDARRAEVLGKAARIIQRLMRTYIARKQFVLVRRSATHLQSFVRGTLVRNLYECMRREAAAVKIQKNVRRHKARESYLLLQAATVTLQTGLRAMSARKEFRFRKETKAAVHIQARWRCHRDYSHYKNMQRAVLTYQCAWRQRLARRELRNLKMAARETGALKEAKDKLEKRVEELTWRLGLEKRLRTDLEEAKAQEIAKLQETLHDLQLQVEEAKTMATKEREAARKAIEEAPPVIKETPVLVEDTEKVNSLTAEVDQLKALLQTERQATETAKKEHAEAERRNEELMKKFEGAEKKIEQLQDTAQRLEEKATNMESENKVLRQQAVAISPTAKALAAYPKSPFQLRTPEIVNAPNGEVKSSPDVTPISLNLKELEAEEKPQKSLNEKQQENQDLLIKCVSQDLGFSSGRAIAACVIYRCLLHWRSFEVERTGVFDRIIQTIGSAIEVQDNDDKLAYWLSNSSTLLLLLQRTLKTTGAAGLTPQRRRSTAASFGRVFSGIRASPQSAARPFLGSRLIGGLGDLRQVEAKYPALLFKQQLTAFLEKIYGMIRDNLKKEISPLLGLCIQAPRTSRASLIKGSRSQANALAQQTLIAHWQSIVKILTNYLNVLKANYVPSFLISKVFTQIFSFINVQLFNSLLLRRECCSFSNGEYVKAGLAELEQWCIYATEEYAGSSWEELKHIRQAVGFLVIHQKPKKTLKEITNDLCPVLSIQQLYRISTMYWDDKYGTHTVSSEVISSMRIMMTEDSNNAVSSSFLLDDDSSIPFSVDDISKSMTEIEVTDVDMPPLIRENSGFTFLHQRKD from the exons ATG GGAACTCCAGCTAACATCATTGTTGGTTCTCATGTTTGGGTGGAGGATCCAACTCTAGCATGGATAGATGGCGAGGTTGTCAGCATAAAAAACAATGAAGTTCATGTGCAGACATCAAATGGGAAAAAG GTTACTACAGACAGATCAAAAGTTTTTCCCAAGGATATGGAAGCTCCACCAGGAGGAGTGGATGATATGACAAGATTATCATACTTACACGAGCCTGGGGTTCTACAGAATCTTGCTACGCGTTATGaactgaatgaaatatat ACTTACACTGGTAGCATTTTGATTGCGGTAAATCCGTTTCAAAGATTACCGCATCTTTATGATACCCACATGATGGAACAATACAAGGGTGCAGATTTTGGGGAGCTGAGTCCACACGTCTTTGCAATTGCTGACGTTGCTTATAG GGAAATGATAAATGAAGGGAAAAACAACTCTATTTTAGTCAGTGGTGAAAGTGGTGCTGGCAAGACTGAAACAACAAAGATGCTTATGAGATATCTAGCACACTTAGGTGGACGATCTGGAGTAGAAGGGCGAACTGTAGAGCAACAAGTTCTAGAG TCAAATCCAGTCCTTGAAGCTTTTGGTAACGCAAAAACTGTGAGGAACAATAACTCGAG TCGCTTTGGCAAGTTTGTGGAGATCCAATTTGACAAGACTGGACGAATCTCGGGAGCTGCTATAAGAACTTACTTGCTGGAAAGATCCCGCGTATGCCAAATAAATACTCCGGAAAGAAATTATCATTGCTTCTATTTTCTTTGTGCGGCACCACCTGAG GATACCCAAAGGTATAAGTTGGCTGATGCTAGATCTTTTCACTACCTCAATCAGTCAAGCTGTATTGAGGTTGAAGGAATTAATGACGCGGAAGAGTATTTAGCAACACGGAGGGCCATGGACATAGTTGGAATCAATGAGGAAGAACAG GAAGCTATATTCCGGGTTGTAGCAGCTGTACTTCATATTGGAAATATAAATTTCGCCAAGGGAAAAGAAGTTGATTCATCTGTGATTCAGGATGATAACTCGAGGTTTCACCTTAACACTGCATCAGAGCTATTGGA GTGTGATTGCAATAATTTGGAGAAGGCACTGATAACACGAGAAATAGTTACTCCTGAAGAAATAATTACTAGAACACTTGATCCTGAGTCGGCACTTGCTAGCAGAGATGCATTAGCCAAAACAATATACTCCCGATTGTTTGATTG GATCGTGGAAAAAATTAATGTCTCcattggacaagacccaaactctAAACAACTGATTGGTGTTCTTGATATCTATGGATTCGAGAGTTTCAAAATTAACAG TTTTGAACAGTTATGCATCAATTATACAAATGAAAAGCTGCAGCAACATTTTAATCAG CATGTGTTCAAAATGGAGCAAGAGGAATATACTAGGGAGGAGATAAACTGGAGTTACATAGAGTTTGTTGATAATCAAGATGTGCTAGACTTGATTGAGAAG AAAGGTGGATTGATTGCGCTTCTGGATGAAGCATG TATGTTTCCCAGATCAACACATGAGACATTTGCACAGAAGCTGTATACAACATTTAAGAATAACAAGCGATTCGTCAAACCAAAGCTTTCACGTACAGACTTTACAGTTGTCCATTATGCTGGCGAT GTGACATACCAGGCTGATCATTTCTTAGACAAGAACAAAGATTATGTAGTGGCGGAACATCAGGATTTGCTGAATGCTTCTTCATGTCCTTTTGTAGCTAGTTTATTCCCTTCACTCCCTGAAGaatcatcaaagtcttcaaaaTTTTCATCTATTGGGTCACGTTTTAAG CTGCAACTTCAGTCTCTCATGGAGACCTTGAGCTCTACTGAACCCCATTATATTAGATGTGTGAAGCCAAACAATCTCCTCAAGCCAGCCATTTTTGAGAACACAAATGTTATACAACAACTACGATGTGGA GGTGTTCTTGAAGCTATCAGGATAAGCTGTGCTGGATACCCCACAAGAAAAACATTCTATGAATTTGTTAATCGCTTTGGTGTTCTTGGCCCTGAACTTCTAGAAGGAAG TAACGACGATAAGATTGCATGCCAAAAGATTCTGGAAAAAATGAAGTTGGAGAACTACCAG ATAGGAAAAACAAAGGTATTCCTGAGAGCTGGACAAATGGCTGATTTGGATGCACGGAGGGCAGAAGTGTTAGGGAAAGCAGCAAGAATTATACAGAGACTAATGCGTACATATATTGCACGGAAACAGTTTGTTTTGGTTAGAAGATCAGCAACGCATCTACAATCTTTTGTTAGAG GGACCTTGGTTCGTAATTTGTACGAATGCATGAGGCGAGAAGCAGCAGCAGTCAAAATACAAAAAAATGTGCGTCGTCACAAAGCACGCGAATCTTATTTACTACTGCAAGCAGCTACAGTCACGCTGCAAACTGGCTTAAGGGCAATGTCTGCTCGCAAAGAATTCAGATTCAGAAAGGAAACTAAAGCAGCTGTCCATATCCAA GCTCGATGGCGCTGCCACAGAGACTATTCACATTACAAGAATATGCAGCGAGCAGTTCTTACTTACCAGTGTGCGTGGAGACAAAGGCTTGCAAGAAGAGAGCTCAGAAATCTCAAGATG GCCGCAAGAGAAACTGGAGCCCTCAAAGAGGCCAAAGATAAGCTTGAGAAGCGCGTTGAAGAGTTAACATGGCGCTTAGGACTGGAGAAGCGATTAAGG ACTGACCTTGAGGAAGCAAAAGCTCAGGAAATTGCTAAGCTGCAAGAAACATTGCATGACCTACAGCTTCAAGTTGAAGAAGCAAAGACCATGGCCACTAAGGAAAGAGAAGCAGCGAGAAAGGCAATTGAAGAAGCACCTCCAGTAATCAAAGAGACTCCTGTATTGGTCGAAGACACTGAAAAAGTTAACTCGCTAACAGCTGAAGTTGATCAACTGAAG GCTTTGCTGCAAACTGAAAGGCAAGCCACAGAGACTGCAAAGAAAGAACATGCTGAAGCTGAACGGAGAAATGAAGAACTAATGAAGAAATTCGAAGGCGCAGAGAAAAAGATTGAGCAACTTCAGGACACTGCCCAGAG GCTGGAAGAGAAAGCAACTAACATGGAGTCAGAGAACAAGGTGCTTCGTCAACAGGCTGTTGCAATTTCTCCTACTGCGAAAGCATTAGCTGCCTATCCCAAGTCTCCTTTCCAA CTGAGAACTCCGGAGATTGTGAATGCTCCGAATGGGGAGGTAAAATCTTCACCA GATGTAACCCCCATCTCACTGAATCTCAAAGAGCTTGAGGCTGAGGAGAAGCCTCAAAAATCACTTAACGAGAAGCAACAG GAAAACCAAGACCTGCTAATCAAGTGTGTATCACAAGATTTGGGATTCTCCAGTGGTAGGGCTATTGCAGCTTGTGTTATATACAGGTGTCTTCTGCACTGGAGATCATTTGAAGTTGAAAGAACTGGTGTTTTTGACCGTATTATTCAAACAATAGGCTCTGCTATAGAG GTCCAGGACAATGACGACAAGTTAGCGTATTGGCTCTCCAATTCATCCACATTACTCCTACTTCTGCAACGGACACTGAAAACGACTGGAGCAGCTGGACTCACTCCTCAGAGGCGAAGGTCAACTGCTGCATCGTTTGGGAGGGTTTTTTCG GGAATTCGAGCTTCACCACAAAGTGCTGCGCGACCTTTTCTTGGTAGCCGCTTGATTGGAGGACTAGGTGATCTTCGTCAAGTTGAAGCCAAGTATCCTGCTCTGCTTTTCAAGCAACAACTTACAGCTTTCCTCGAGAAGATATATGGAATGATTAGAGACAATCTGAAGAAAGAGATATCTCCATTGCTTGGTCTTTGCATCCAG GCACCAAGAACATCTCGTGCAAGTTTGATAAAAGGATCTCGTTCTCAAGCAAATGCCTTGGCCCAACAAACTCTGATCGCACATTGGCAGAGTATTGTGAAAATATTAACAAACTACCTGAATGTTTTGAAAGCCAATTAT GTCCCTTCATTCTTAATCAGCAAGGTGTTCACTCAGATATTTTCGTTTATTAATGTCCAGCTGTTCAATAG TCTTCTCCTCCGACGTGAGTGCTGTTCATTTAGCAACGGAGAATATGTCAAAGCTGGATTGGCTGAGTTAGAGCAGTGGTGCATTTATGCCACTGAAGAG TATGCAGGTTCTTCCTGGGAAGAGTTGAAGCATATTAGGCAGGCCGTTGGATTCCTT GTAATTCATCAAAAGCCAAAGAAAACATTGAAAGAAATCACCAACGATTTGTGCCCT GTCCTTAGCATACAACAGCTATATCGAATCAGTACAATGTATTGGGATGACAAATATGGCACCCACACTGTTTCGTCAGAG GTCATCTCAAGTATGAGAATAATGATGACAGAAGACTCGAACAATGCAGTGAGCAGTTCTTTCTTGTTGGATGACGATTCAAG cattccaTTCTCGGTGGATGACATCTCAAAGTCAATGACAGAAATCGAGGTAACGGACGTTGATATGCCACCTTTGATCCGGGAGAATTCTGGATTTACTTTCCTACACCAAAGAAAGGACTAA